From the genome of Vibrio gangliei, one region includes:
- a CDS encoding cytochrome b — translation MGAKDNTQKYGNITRIIHWVMALLFIWQSLTAVAHFLLPDTPIEDFFWPTHKPLGLILFTLAVIRMLWAFMNLSNRPKVVSVAAKLGHIALYGLMVIVPLLALLRQYGSGRAFEPFGIPLMAGHSDKVAWMIEPGNLLHSTLAWLLFAAIVGHIIMAIWHRVSPSHENVFPRIWK, via the coding sequence ATGGGAGCAAAAGACAACACACAAAAGTATGGCAATATCACGCGAATTATTCATTGGGTCATGGCGCTACTTTTCATTTGGCAATCACTCACAGCAGTTGCTCACTTCTTACTACCAGATACACCAATAGAAGATTTTTTCTGGCCAACACATAAGCCATTAGGGTTGATATTGTTCACTTTAGCGGTCATTCGTATGCTTTGGGCTTTTATGAATCTATCAAATCGTCCCAAAGTGGTCAGTGTGGCTGCAAAACTCGGACATATTGCTTTGTATGGGCTGATGGTCATTGTTCCATTGCTTGCTTTACTGCGTCAGTATGGTTCTGGCCGTGCGTTTGAACCATTTGGTATCCCTCTAATGGCAGGCCATAGTGATAAAGTGGCTTGGATGATTGAACCTGGTAATTTACTCCATAGCACTCTGGCTTGGCTCTTATTTGCTGCGATTGTGGGGCATATCATTATGGCGATTTGGCATAGAGTATCTCCCTCTCATGAAAATGTTTTTCCACGTATTTGGAAATAA
- a CDS encoding DmsC/YnfH family molybdoenzyme membrane anchor subunit, whose translation MITAGLLFGYVLLNAFDVRSVKSNKIMAGLGILLIAIHFVVMIARVLDFSTVVTSIHQGTTVLTEYSSMIMTQCVLMLIAAVLWSVSAHQDNNKVRFYSLLALVALIAAEIFGRGVFYGMHFTFGLI comes from the coding sequence GTGATCACCGCCGGTTTGTTGTTTGGCTATGTGTTGTTGAATGCGTTTGATGTGCGCTCAGTAAAATCAAACAAAATCATGGCGGGTTTGGGGATTTTGCTGATTGCGATTCACTTTGTTGTGATGATTGCGCGTGTGTTGGATTTTTCAACTGTTGTGACATCAATCCACCAAGGAACAACGGTATTAACTGAGTACTCAAGCATGATCATGACGCAATGTGTGTTGATGTTGATTGCGGCGGTATTGTGGTCAGTATCGGCGCACCAAGATAATAACAAAGTTCGTTTCTACAGCTTACTGGCCCTGGTTGCTTTAATTGCAGCAGAAATCTTTGGTCGCGGCGTATTCTACGGCATGCACTTTACATTTGGTTTAATCTAA
- a CDS encoding 4Fe-4S binding protein: protein MENGYPTLDLEYSHCSLCGECQSVCPTLALSGTQKDIGLRANIAETCINAYGYCDSCAQSCPTQALTWLDDKHPQINTDLCTGCGQCKSDCYLGAIYLQMKQ from the coding sequence ATGGAAAATGGCTATCCGACGTTAGATCTCGAATATTCTCATTGCAGCTTGTGTGGCGAGTGCCAAAGCGTGTGCCCAACACTAGCGCTGTCTGGCACACAAAAAGACATTGGATTACGCGCGAACATCGCCGAAACGTGCATTAACGCCTATGGATATTGCGACTCTTGCGCCCAATCTTGTCCAACCCAAGCCCTTACTTGGCTCGACGATAAACATCCTCAAATAAATACCGACTTATGCACTGGCTGCGGTCAATGTAAATCCGACTGTTACTTAGGTGCGATTTACCTGCAAATGAAGCAATAA
- a CDS encoding OmpA family protein gives MKWTSLTLIASTVLLTACETTNPYTGQSQMSDATTGALIGAAAGAAIGVASSSKSDRGKGALIGAASGATVGGGIGYYMDTQAKKLEQELRATGISVTQNGNNIILNMPNSITFDVDQTELSTSAKRALFNVATVVNEYNKTNIAVYGFTDSSGSDSYNLRLSQVRAGEVSTFLINNKVKSSRITTIGKGESNPIASNSTAEGRAQNRRVQILLTPM, from the coding sequence ATGAAATGGACATCTTTAACCTTGATCGCTAGTACGGTTTTATTGACGGCTTGTGAAACGACCAATCCTTATACTGGTCAGAGCCAAATGTCAGATGCCACCACCGGCGCACTGATTGGCGCAGCTGCAGGCGCTGCAATTGGTGTGGCATCTTCAAGTAAAAGTGACCGTGGTAAAGGGGCGTTGATTGGTGCGGCATCGGGTGCAACGGTTGGCGGCGGCATTGGTTATTACATGGATACCCAAGCGAAAAAGCTCGAGCAAGAGTTGAGAGCGACCGGTATTAGTGTGACGCAAAACGGTAATAACATCATTTTGAATATGCCCAATTCGATTACCTTTGATGTCGACCAAACTGAGCTGAGTACGAGTGCTAAACGTGCGTTATTTAACGTGGCGACCGTGGTCAATGAATACAATAAAACCAACATCGCTGTTTATGGTTTCACTGACAGTTCAGGCTCAGATTCATACAACTTACGCTTATCACAAGTGCGCGCTGGTGAAGTGTCGACCTTTCTGATCAATAACAAAGTAAAATCAAGTCGTATCACTACGATTGGTAAAGGGGAAAGCAATCCGATTGCTTCTAACTCAACCGCAGAAGGGCGTGCACAAAACCGCCGAGTACAAATTTTGCTGACGCCAATGTAA
- a CDS encoding DUF748 domain-containing protein yields MPSALKQAYTRFKQAPLSLRIFSYLLVAYGVYAIVLGLIIPSVLQSQAPKQLSTLLGRDVQIQQVRINPFLLRVRISGFEIKEQSNDDAFVKFEKLDVQLGFWKSVFSLAPTVEHFYLVKPQVTIARVNSDSEFNFSDIIDTLAANASQEESAPEPEKQKSALPAFHAQDIQLSQGQFDYLDQPTGAHLQYKGLDINLPQLDSQALTVIKPQQTADGKTTTAGNQINHFELNVTGADEGSLALKGQFQFEPFALQGDVSLNKITLARFWPFAEKELKAKLTNGQFDLATRFELKQDDQAFNFSTQKGHFALRNLEFSDEQTPKIKLPSLTVNNVALDSQKRDIDIKSVTLDGLWIDSVLTKSGLDLQTLFSPKSQSTVSENATSKNTTPENAQADEAPKPVVSVDETHVSKPDNASSSDADWIVHLHQFAMQNTDIHLKEQMVSHGVNWRVYPLNISTQDIYSDLRNPIAYSLDVSVNSWLKAEPEHTRGSLTSVGQIDAKALTAQGNIALKDLDLTQLQTYLDPYLNVQLRSGKLSTDGQFTADTNGQATYNGSAQVAALNIRDKVEYQPLVKWSNMAINNLSFDQAKNTLKINTITFTAPYGKVLIDKNRQTNIGNLVKPQPASVSTAKSNSSPSKPMSVYVGQIRINSGSAYFADYSLPTSFQSGIESISGNIRNISSTPGTKATVNINGKINKYAPVTLKGAINPLIERPYLDLDLVFKSVELTSVNPYSGTYAGYYIDKGQLSLDLKYQLENNQLVGDNHLVIDQLKLGEPSDSDLATGLPLKLAIALLQDRNGVIDLGMQVSGDVNDPDFSVGGIVLKALTNVITKVVTSPFSMLASLAGSDEELNHVTYAAGKADLSDEAKEQLTTLAKALLDRPQLTISITGAVDAATDSQALAEAKVQSLLLEDSGVDALPADASASTIAKNEGLADSVEDLYEDLLKKDVGDEEDKIEQQLKQNNADGKVNSEELETALHISLYNQLVEAQNISQDDLGILAEERARNIKAYLVDEQRLSPERVFILDSKSKLITDSQGAELTIDAK; encoded by the coding sequence ATGCCAAGCGCTCTTAAACAAGCTTACACTCGATTCAAACAAGCTCCCCTTTCTTTACGTATTTTCAGTTACTTACTGGTTGCTTATGGTGTGTATGCCATTGTTTTAGGTCTCATTATTCCAAGCGTGTTGCAATCGCAAGCACCAAAACAGCTCAGTACGTTACTGGGCCGAGATGTTCAAATTCAACAAGTGCGCATCAACCCATTTTTGTTACGTGTGCGTATTTCTGGGTTTGAAATTAAAGAGCAAAGCAACGACGATGCTTTCGTTAAATTTGAAAAATTAGACGTCCAACTCGGCTTTTGGAAAAGTGTATTCAGCCTGGCCCCAACGGTTGAGCATTTCTACTTAGTAAAACCACAAGTCACCATCGCTCGCGTAAACAGTGATTCTGAATTTAACTTCTCAGATATCATCGACACATTAGCCGCCAATGCGAGCCAAGAAGAAAGTGCACCTGAGCCAGAAAAACAAAAATCGGCACTGCCTGCTTTTCACGCACAAGACATCCAACTCAGCCAAGGTCAATTTGATTATCTTGATCAACCAACCGGCGCACACTTGCAATACAAAGGCTTAGACATCAACCTGCCTCAATTAGATTCGCAAGCGCTGACCGTCATCAAACCTCAGCAAACCGCTGATGGAAAAACAACCACAGCAGGCAATCAAATCAACCACTTTGAGTTAAATGTCACTGGTGCCGATGAAGGTTCACTAGCGCTAAAAGGCCAGTTCCAATTTGAACCGTTTGCTCTGCAAGGGGATGTAAGCCTCAATAAAATTACCCTTGCTCGTTTTTGGCCATTTGCTGAAAAGGAACTCAAAGCGAAATTGACCAATGGCCAGTTTGATCTAGCGACTCGATTCGAATTAAAACAAGACGATCAAGCCTTCAATTTTTCAACACAAAAAGGCCACTTTGCGCTACGCAATTTAGAGTTTAGTGATGAGCAGACACCAAAAATTAAACTGCCATCATTAACCGTAAATAATGTGGCACTGGATAGCCAAAAACGTGACATTGATATTAAGAGCGTAACGCTAGATGGTTTATGGATTGATAGCGTACTGACCAAGTCCGGTCTTGATCTACAAACATTATTTTCGCCAAAATCTCAAAGTACCGTTTCCGAAAACGCAACGTCAAAAAATACTACGCCAGAAAACGCTCAAGCCGATGAAGCGCCAAAACCGGTTGTTTCCGTCGATGAAACCCACGTTAGCAAGCCAGATAATGCCTCTTCCAGTGACGCTGATTGGATTGTGCACTTACATCAATTTGCTATGCAAAACACGGATATTCATTTAAAAGAACAAATGGTCAGTCATGGCGTGAATTGGCGTGTGTACCCGCTCAATATCAGCACACAAGATATTTACAGCGATTTGCGTAACCCTATTGCCTATAGCCTCGATGTATCTGTTAATTCTTGGTTAAAAGCGGAGCCAGAACATACTCGTGGCTCATTAACCAGTGTCGGTCAAATTGATGCCAAAGCGCTGACGGCTCAGGGTAACATCGCACTTAAAGATCTGGATTTAACCCAATTACAAACCTATTTAGACCCGTACTTAAATGTTCAGTTACGTAGCGGCAAACTCAGCACCGACGGGCAATTCACTGCCGATACAAATGGTCAAGCTACCTACAATGGCAGCGCTCAAGTGGCTGCTCTCAATATTCGAGACAAAGTGGAATATCAACCACTGGTTAAATGGTCGAACATGGCGATCAACAATTTGTCATTTGACCAAGCGAAAAATACACTCAAAATCAACACCATTACTTTTACCGCTCCTTACGGCAAAGTGTTGATTGATAAGAATCGTCAAACCAACATCGGCAACTTAGTGAAGCCTCAGCCAGCGAGTGTATCAACGGCAAAATCAAATTCATCACCAAGTAAACCAATGAGCGTGTATGTGGGGCAAATTCGCATTAACAGCGGTTCAGCCTACTTTGCCGATTACTCTCTGCCAACCAGCTTCCAATCGGGCATTGAGTCGATTTCCGGAAATATCCGTAATATTTCATCCACACCGGGTACTAAAGCTACTGTGAACATTAACGGTAAAATCAATAAATACGCACCCGTAACACTAAAAGGTGCTATCAACCCATTGATTGAAAGACCTTACTTAGATCTGGATCTGGTATTCAAAAGTGTGGAATTAACCTCGGTAAACCCATATTCAGGCACCTATGCCGGTTACTACATCGACAAAGGTCAGCTATCACTGGATTTAAAATACCAATTGGAAAACAACCAATTAGTCGGTGATAACCATCTGGTTATTGATCAGCTTAAGTTAGGCGAGCCAAGTGATTCAGATTTAGCGACAGGTCTACCACTGAAATTGGCGATCGCACTATTGCAAGACCGCAACGGCGTAATCGACCTTGGTATGCAAGTGTCTGGCGATGTGAACGATCCTGATTTCAGTGTTGGCGGCATCGTGCTTAAAGCCCTCACCAACGTGATCACCAAAGTAGTGACTTCGCCTTTCTCGATGCTGGCAAGTCTTGCTGGGAGTGATGAAGAGCTCAACCACGTCACTTATGCCGCGGGCAAGGCCGATTTGTCTGACGAAGCCAAAGAACAATTGACTACGTTAGCCAAAGCCTTGTTAGATCGCCCTCAATTAACCATCAGCATTACGGGTGCTGTCGATGCGGCAACCGATAGCCAAGCACTGGCAGAAGCGAAAGTACAAAGCCTGCTACTTGAAGACAGTGGCGTCGACGCGCTACCAGCAGATGCTTCCGCCAGTACCATCGCTAAAAATGAAGGCTTGGCTGACAGTGTCGAAGATTTATACGAAGATCTCTTGAAGAAAGACGTTGGCGATGAAGAAGATAAAATTGAGCAACAACTAAAACAAAACAACGCTGACGGTAAAGTCAACTCAGAAGAGCTAGAAACCGCTCTGCACATCAGCCTATATAACCAATTGGTTGAAGCCCAAAATATTAGCCAAGATGATTTAGGCATTCTAGCTGAAGAACGCGCGCGCAATATCAAAGCCTATCTCGTTGATGAACAACGACTCAGCCCAGAGCGAGTGTTTATCCTAGACAGTAAATCCAAACTCATCACCGACAGCCAAGGGGCTGAATTAACGATTGATGCGAAGTAA
- a CDS encoding Lon protease family protein, with the protein MYSSPLRLESDKLYHPADLEQLPCKSTKDIPPIDEIVGQERAQKAVEFAMSIKDKGYNIYATGQNGLGKRTMVLRYLNRHKPDDMQVFDWCYVANFEDIRRPRVLKLPSGVGKAFRLDMEKLLAKLVKAIPLAFDNEVYFTRSEKLKNQLNQKQQSALEEISKQAKEKGVSLTITLQGDYEFIAMQNEEEVHTEETFLELSQKDQEKFHKTIDALEIQLRGMIRQLTEWEEAFSEKMKKLNDETALEVFAHLIKDLKKAYSKYPEIKQYLTELQKDVVENVDQFLQESNEQNEIASASLDSKLPRRYSINVLVSQPQDTFPIIVEDNPNYHSLFGCVETATYKGTVFTDFSLIRAGSMHKANGGVLLMDAIKVLEQPYVWDGIKRALRARQLSLTSLEKEVTLTGAVSLDPEPIPLNVKIILFGDYRTYQLLQHYDPEFSELFRVTADFEDEMKRTPDSEMHYARFISSIVHDNGMLHCDKKAIAKIIEHSSRTAGDQNKLSLHSAHIANLLRESNYVARSAKSSIIRASHVEQALSNQEMRVSRLQDSVMETFINGTTLIKTEGSAVGVVNALSVLSTSDHMFGAPNRITATTAFGDGQILDIERNVDLGGSIHSKGVMILSAYLASILGRSAKIPLTTHITFEQSYGGVDGDSASMAEVCAIVSAFSKLPLRQDIAITGSMNQFGEAQPIGGVNEKIEGFFDVCKIKGRSSTQGVIIPQSNVHNLMLRKDIVEAVQKGEFHIWAIEHVTQALEIFMDKSVGELEDDFTYPVGTIFGITQAKLNALRR; encoded by the coding sequence ATGTATTCTTCCCCCCTTCGCTTAGAGAGCGACAAGCTTTATCACCCTGCTGATCTTGAACAGCTACCTTGTAAATCGACCAAAGATATTCCGCCGATCGATGAAATTGTTGGCCAAGAGCGCGCGCAAAAAGCGGTGGAATTTGCCATGTCGATCAAAGACAAAGGCTACAACATTTATGCCACCGGACAAAACGGTTTGGGCAAACGGACCATGGTATTGCGTTATTTAAACCGCCATAAACCTGATGATATGCAAGTGTTTGATTGGTGTTATGTCGCCAATTTTGAAGACATTCGTCGTCCGCGTGTTTTGAAATTGCCAAGCGGTGTCGGTAAAGCGTTTCGTCTGGATATGGAAAAATTGCTAGCGAAACTGGTGAAAGCGATTCCTTTGGCGTTCGATAACGAAGTGTATTTCACTCGTTCTGAGAAACTGAAAAATCAGCTTAACCAAAAGCAGCAATCGGCATTAGAAGAGATCAGTAAACAGGCCAAAGAAAAGGGCGTAAGCTTAACCATTACCTTGCAAGGCGATTATGAATTCATCGCCATGCAAAATGAAGAAGAAGTGCACACCGAAGAAACCTTCTTAGAGTTAAGCCAGAAAGATCAGGAAAAATTTCATAAAACTATTGATGCGCTTGAAATTCAGCTGCGTGGCATGATCCGCCAGCTCACTGAATGGGAAGAAGCGTTCAGTGAGAAGATGAAAAAACTCAATGATGAAACTGCGCTCGAAGTGTTCGCACATCTGATTAAAGATCTCAAAAAAGCGTATTCCAAGTACCCTGAAATCAAGCAATATTTGACGGAACTACAAAAAGATGTGGTGGAAAACGTCGATCAATTTTTGCAAGAGTCGAATGAGCAAAATGAAATTGCTTCAGCGTCGCTTGATAGTAAATTGCCGCGTCGTTACAGCATCAATGTGTTGGTGAGTCAGCCGCAAGATACTTTCCCAATCATTGTAGAAGATAACCCGAATTATCACAGCTTGTTTGGTTGCGTTGAAACCGCGACCTATAAAGGCACAGTATTCACCGATTTTTCTTTGATTCGCGCCGGCAGTATGCACAAAGCCAATGGCGGTGTGTTATTGATGGATGCGATTAAAGTGCTAGAGCAGCCTTATGTTTGGGATGGCATTAAACGCGCATTGCGTGCTCGCCAATTAAGTTTAACCTCGCTGGAAAAAGAAGTGACGTTAACCGGCGCAGTGTCGCTCGATCCTGAACCAATTCCACTGAATGTTAAAATCATCTTGTTTGGTGATTACCGTACTTATCAATTGCTGCAACATTACGATCCGGAATTCAGTGAACTGTTTCGAGTGACGGCTGATTTTGAAGATGAAATGAAGCGCACGCCAGATTCTGAAATGCATTACGCACGTTTTATTTCTAGCATCGTGCACGATAACGGCATGCTGCATTGCGATAAAAAAGCCATCGCAAAAATCATTGAACACAGCTCGCGTACTGCTGGCGATCAAAACAAACTGTCGTTGCATTCGGCACATATTGCTAATTTATTGCGTGAATCTAACTATGTCGCTCGCAGTGCGAAGTCCAGCATTATTCGTGCTTCGCATGTTGAGCAAGCCTTGAGTAATCAAGAGATGCGTGTCAGTCGCTTGCAAGACAGCGTAATGGAAACCTTCATTAACGGTACGACATTAATCAAAACCGAAGGCAGTGCGGTAGGCGTGGTGAATGCGTTATCCGTGCTTTCAACCAGTGATCACATGTTTGGCGCACCGAATCGCATTACGGCTACTACCGCCTTCGGCGATGGACAAATCTTAGATATTGAACGCAACGTTGATTTAGGCGGCAGTATTCACTCTAAAGGCGTGATGATTTTGTCGGCGTATTTAGCGTCGATTCTAGGTCGCAGCGCAAAAATTCCACTGACGACTCATATCACCTTTGAACAATCTTACGGCGGTGTCGATGGTGACAGTGCGTCGATGGCGGAAGTGTGTGCGATTGTATCGGCATTTTCGAAACTGCCACTGCGTCAAGATATTGCTATTACCGGCTCGATGAACCAATTTGGCGAAGCGCAGCCGATTGGCGGGGTGAATGAGAAAATCGAAGGCTTCTTTGATGTGTGTAAAATCAAAGGTCGCAGCTCAACACAAGGCGTGATCATTCCACAATCGAATGTGCATAACCTAATGCTCCGCAAAGACATTGTCGAGGCGGTGCAAAAAGGCGAATTCCATATTTGGGCGATAGAGCATGTCACGCAAGCACTAGAAATCTTTATGGATAAATCGGTCGGTGAGTTAGAAGATGACTTCACTTATCCAGTGGGCACCATATTTGGTATTACTCAAGCCAAGTTGAATGCGTTAAGACGATAG
- a CDS encoding nitroreductase family protein, translating into MTHPIIKDLESRYTAKRYDSSKKVSQEDMKTLMDAIRLSASSINSQPWKFVVIESDEAKQRFHNTFANKFQFNQPHATAASRIILFAHKLQYNKADYEKVIDKGIVDGRNKPEEKEQAFGAYAFVDLNTNEEGFNDEWTKSQTYIALGNALHTLARLGIDSTTMEGIDSELISQEFAAELDGYECHVALAIGYHDPEEDYNAKLPKSRLAAQDVVITL; encoded by the coding sequence ATGACTCACCCAATTATCAAAGATTTAGAATCTCGCTATACCGCAAAACGTTATGATTCAAGCAAAAAAGTCTCACAAGAAGACATGAAAACGTTGATGGATGCGATTCGACTATCGGCTTCTTCAATCAACTCTCAGCCGTGGAAGTTCGTGGTGATTGAATCTGATGAAGCAAAACAACGTTTCCACAATACGTTTGCCAATAAATTCCAATTTAATCAGCCTCACGCAACAGCGGCCTCTCGCATCATTTTGTTTGCTCATAAATTGCAATACAACAAAGCCGATTATGAGAAAGTCATTGATAAAGGCATTGTCGATGGTCGCAATAAACCAGAAGAAAAAGAACAAGCCTTTGGTGCCTACGCTTTCGTTGACTTAAATACCAATGAAGAAGGTTTCAATGATGAGTGGACGAAATCTCAAACCTATATCGCACTTGGCAATGCACTGCATACCTTGGCTCGCTTAGGTATTGATTCCACCACAATGGAAGGCATTGATTCTGAACTCATTAGCCAAGAATTTGCTGCGGAACTAGACGGTTACGAATGCCATGTTGCACTCGCAATTGGTTATCACGACCCTGAGGAAGATTACAATGCCAAATTGCCTAAATCACGCCTTGCGGCACAAGATGTGGTGATCACGCTGTAA
- a CDS encoding FAD-binding and (Fe-S)-binding domain-containing protein yields MDNYSQLTHALAKRIAPSRIITQQDQCLAYGTDASFYRLVPKIVLRLKDLDEVLYTMRCCRTLELPFTFRAAGTSLSGQAVSDSVLITLTDDWRHHHIHDNGQRITLQPGVIGADANKYLAPFGRKIGPDPASINACKIGGIAANNSSGMCCGTAQNSYQTLESMKIAFSDGSILDTGNPSSIQAFEQLHGKFLDDITQLAEQTKANHELTHLIQHKYRLKNTTGYAINALVDFSDPIQIIQHLMIGSEGTLGFIADITYHTVEDHPHKASALLVFENIEQASQAVTALSNTHVAAVEMMDGRSLRSIANKPGMPEFIKQLDLEAAALLIESHAKDDETLQQQCDAILARVNSFNIIESVAFTTDATVVANLWNIRKGLFPAVGAVRETGTTVIIEDVAFPVEHLAQGVRELQLLFEKYGYDEGIIFGHALDGNLHFVFTQGFEQQQEIDRYGQFMDEVSQLVAVKYQGSLKAEHGTGRNMAPYVELEWGKEGYRLMQEIKRLFDPQGLLNPGVIINSDAKAHLSHLKPMPKADELVDRCIECGFCEPVCPSRTLSLSPRQRIVLYRELQQQKRDGKASAPELEKLFNYQGVETCAATGLCEQRCPVGINTGELVKKLRQQKHTKAPLIARWTHDHFTRTTETIKTGLKINHIISKIAGRHVMSGVSTGIRKLSGSRIPLWLPEIPDANRHKLPMDTQKQAEQDMFKIADVQHRKVVYFPSCVSRTVGSNTGEAELTKVTMSLLKKAGFDIILPKNLSDQCCGMPYKSKGLEELGNSKAKQLEEKLWQASHQGLYPILMDTSPCLKQSLAEFTKPMSVFEPSEFVMKHLTPYLNFAPLNETVMLHITCSTRTLGLENAMLSLAKQCASNVIVPEHIQCCGWAGDKGFNTPELNAAALSPLKAQVPSHCSRGFSNSLTCEIGLSHHSGIPYQSILYLVDEATTPLPQA; encoded by the coding sequence ATGGATAACTACTCTCAACTGACGCACGCATTAGCAAAACGCATCGCTCCCTCACGCATTATTACCCAACAAGATCAATGTCTGGCTTATGGCACCGATGCCAGCTTTTATCGTTTGGTACCCAAGATTGTGTTGCGTCTAAAAGACCTCGATGAAGTGCTTTACACCATGCGTTGTTGCCGAACGCTAGAGCTTCCTTTTACTTTTCGCGCGGCTGGAACTAGCCTCTCCGGGCAAGCGGTATCCGATTCCGTTTTAATTACCTTAACGGACGATTGGCGTCACCATCATATCCACGACAATGGACAGCGAATTACCCTACAGCCAGGCGTGATTGGCGCCGATGCCAATAAGTACCTTGCCCCATTTGGGCGTAAAATCGGCCCCGATCCGGCGTCTATCAATGCCTGTAAAATCGGCGGTATTGCAGCCAATAACTCCAGCGGTATGTGTTGCGGCACCGCGCAAAACTCTTATCAAACCTTAGAAAGTATGAAAATTGCTTTCTCTGATGGCAGCATTTTAGATACCGGTAACCCGAGCAGTATTCAAGCCTTTGAACAATTACACGGAAAATTTCTGGATGATATTACTCAGTTGGCCGAACAAACCAAAGCCAATCATGAGCTTACGCATCTAATCCAGCATAAATATCGCCTCAAAAATACCACCGGATACGCGATTAATGCCTTAGTCGATTTCAGCGATCCTATCCAAATTATTCAGCACTTGATGATTGGCTCAGAAGGCACACTGGGTTTTATTGCCGACATTACCTATCACACGGTAGAAGATCACCCGCACAAGGCGTCGGCGCTGTTGGTGTTTGAAAATATCGAACAAGCTAGCCAAGCAGTCACCGCGTTATCCAATACTCATGTTGCTGCGGTGGAAATGATGGATGGCCGCTCTTTACGCTCGATCGCAAATAAACCGGGCATGCCTGAATTTATCAAACAACTCGACTTAGAAGCAGCCGCACTGCTGATTGAATCTCATGCCAAAGACGATGAAACGCTACAGCAGCAATGCGACGCTATTTTAGCCCGTGTTAATTCATTCAATATTATTGAGTCGGTTGCTTTTACCACTGATGCGACCGTTGTGGCGAACTTATGGAATATCCGAAAAGGACTTTTCCCTGCTGTGGGTGCGGTTCGTGAAACCGGTACAACCGTTATCATCGAAGATGTTGCGTTTCCCGTCGAGCACCTTGCACAAGGCGTGCGTGAATTGCAGCTGTTATTTGAAAAATACGGTTACGATGAAGGCATCATTTTTGGTCACGCTCTAGATGGCAACTTGCACTTTGTGTTTACTCAAGGCTTTGAACAGCAGCAAGAAATTGATCGTTACGGCCAATTTATGGATGAGGTGAGCCAATTAGTGGCGGTTAAATATCAAGGCTCTCTCAAAGCCGAGCATGGCACTGGTCGTAACATGGCCCCTTACGTTGAACTGGAATGGGGCAAAGAAGGCTATCGCTTAATGCAAGAAATTAAGCGCCTGTTCGATCCACAAGGTTTGCTCAACCCTGGCGTGATCATCAACAGTGATGCAAAAGCGCATCTCAGCCACTTAAAACCCATGCCCAAAGCCGATGAATTAGTCGACCGTTGTATTGAATGTGGTTTTTGTGAACCGGTATGTCCATCTCGCACGTTGAGCCTATCCCCTCGCCAACGCATTGTTCTGTATCGTGAATTGCAACAACAAAAGCGTGACGGTAAAGCGAGCGCGCCAGAATTAGAAAAACTGTTTAACTATCAAGGCGTGGAAACCTGTGCGGCCACTGGTTTATGCGAGCAGCGCTGCCCAGTAGGCATTAACACCGGCGAGCTCGTCAAAAAACTGCGCCAACAAAAACACACCAAAGCACCGCTGATTGCCCGTTGGACGCACGATCATTTCACTCGCACCACCGAGACCATCAAAACAGGGCTCAAGATCAATCACATCATCAGTAAAATTGCGGGCCGGCATGTGATGTCTGGTGTCAGCACAGGTATTCGCAAATTATCGGGCAGTCGCATTCCCCTTTGGTTGCCGGAAATCCCTGATGCAAATCGCCATAAACTCCCAATGGACACGCAAAAACAAGCGGAACAAGACATGTTCAAGATTGCCGATGTCCAGCATCGTAAAGTGGTTTACTTTCCATCTTGTGTCAGCCGCACTGTTGGCTCCAATACCGGAGAGGCAGAACTGACCAAAGTCACTATGTCGCTACTCAAAAAAGCGGGGTTTGATATTATTTTGCCGAAAAATTTGAGTGACCAATGCTGCGGCATGCCTTATAAAAGCAAAGGCTTAGAAGAACTTGGCAACAGCAAAGCCAAGCAATTAGAAGAAAAGTTATGGCAGGCTAGTCATCAAGGTTTGTATCCTATATTGATGGATACCAGCCCTTGTCTGAAACAAAGTTTGGCTGAGTTCACGAAACCCATGTCGGTATTTGAACCCTCTGAATTTGTGATGAAACACCTCACGCCTTACCTAAATTTTGCGCCACTGAATGAAACCGTAATGCTACATATCACCTGTAGCACTCGTACTTTAGGGTTGGAAAATGCGATGTTAAGCCTTGCCAAGCAATGTGCGAGTAATGTGATTGTGCCTGAACATATTCAATGTTGCGGCTGGGCGGGCGATAAAGGCTTTAATACCCCAGAGCTTAATGCTGCGGCTCTTTCCCCCCTAAAAGCACAAGTACCAAGCCATTGCAGTCGCGGCTTTAGTAATAGCCTGACCTGTGAAATTGGCCTATCACATCACAGCGGCATTCCTTATCAATCGATTTTGTATTTGGTGGATGAAGCAACCACGCCATTACCACAGGCATAG